In the genome of Streptomyces lydicus, the window ATCCACACCATGGCCTGGGTGGGGGTCTCGGCGCTCTGTGCCTGTAGGAGCACCTGATCGTCCGCGTCCCCGAGTGCCGGGGTGCGCGTGCTGAACTCGCACCACCATGCGGAACGGATGCCGGAGCCGGGGCGGTGGGGCCGGCTCATGGCTGCCCGGCGCGGTGGAGCGGAAGGTGTGCCCACACCGTCTTGCCGGGGTCGCGCGGCCGTACGCCCCAGTGCTGGGAGAGGGCGTCCACGATGAGCAGGCCGCGGCCGGCGGGGTCGTCCGGGCCGGGCTTGCGGAGTTCCGGCATGCGCCACTGGTAGGAGTCGGCCACCTCCAGGACCAGGATGCCGCTGCGACGGCGTAAGGCGAGTTCGAAGTAGTCGCCCGTGCCCTTGGCGTGGGAGATGGCGTTGGTGGCCAGTTCGCTGGTGATGAGGACGCTGTCCTCGATGAGGCCGCCGAGTTTCCAGTCGGTCAGGGTCGTTCTGACGTGGAGTCGTGCGGCGGCGACGGAGTCCTTCCGGACCCGGAACCTCTTGATGTGTGTGCGTCCGGACATGTGTCCCCCAGGGTGTGGGCAGGCCGAAGCTTGATCACGGAGCGTCCATGACTTCTGACGCTTCGTGGTGGAATTCACGCTAGAGCGGAACTCTCGCGTAGTGCAACGCCCTTGGCGGTGAAAAGTTGCACGCAACTCCGGGTCTCTGTCGCCCTGGCGTGTAGCGTCCGTGGGCGTGCAGACTGGTCACACGCGGTAAGAGGAGGGGACATGCCCGCAGGTGGACGCCCTACTGTGCGCAGTAGGCGCCTCGGTGCGGCGCTCAGGAAGTATCGCGAAGCGGCGAAGCTCGATCAGCAGCATGGGGCCGACCACATCGTGGGTTCGAAGGCCAAGATCAGCCGGATCGAGTCGGGGCAGGTAACGGCCCGGCCGGGCGATGTCCGACTGCTGCTGGAGCTGTACGGGGTCGAGGACTCGGAGGTCTACCGTCAGCTCGAACAGCTGGCCCGCGATTCCAACAAGCGCGGGTGGTGGGTCAATTACCCGTGGGCGCTGAACCCTGAGTACGCGGACTTTGTGACTCTGGAAGCCGACGCCACGTACATCCGTACGTGGCAGCCGCTGTACTTGCCGGGGCTGTTGCAGACGGACGGCTACGTAAAGACGCTGCTCGATGGTGGCCTGGCCGCCAATACCGCCGAGGACAGCGAACTCGCCATGGCGGCGCGACGGGAACGCAGGAAGACCATCGAGGACGGCGGTGCACGCTACGCCGCCATTGTCTGGGAACCGGTCATCACGGCACCCATGCCATCACCAGCGGTACATCGCGACCAACTTCTGCATCTCATCGATGTCGCGCAACGGCGGAACGTGAGCTTTCAGGTGCTCCCGCTCTCGGAGTGGCAGGCAGCCCATATGGCCTCGCACTTCGTCATGTTCAGCTTCGGCGCCGAACCCGCTCCTGAAGCCGTCGCCTTCGACAGCACCACCAGCACCGTCTTTGTCGAGGAACTGGACGACATGGTGAAGCACGCGGAGGCGTTCGAGGAGCTCAGGTCGGCGGCTTTGACGCCGAAGCAGACTCTGTCCTTCCTGAGCGATCAGCTGGCCAAACTTCCCGAGAGTGAGAATGACGCAGAATGAAGAGCCGAGAAATCGTCACGCGGTTCGTGAAGGCCAGTGCCTCGCAGGGGGGCCAGCAGGACTGTGTC includes:
- a CDS encoding ATP-binding protein, with product MSGRTHIKRFRVRKDSVAAARLHVRTTLTDWKLGGLIEDSVLITSELATNAISHAKGTGDYFELALRRRSGILVLEVADSYQWRMPELRKPGPDDPAGRGLLIVDALSQHWGVRPRDPGKTVWAHLPLHRAGQP
- a CDS encoding helix-turn-helix domain-containing protein, with the protein product MPAGGRPTVRSRRLGAALRKYREAAKLDQQHGADHIVGSKAKISRIESGQVTARPGDVRLLLELYGVEDSEVYRQLEQLARDSNKRGWWVNYPWALNPEYADFVTLEADATYIRTWQPLYLPGLLQTDGYVKTLLDGGLAANTAEDSELAMAARRERRKTIEDGGARYAAIVWEPVITAPMPSPAVHRDQLLHLIDVAQRRNVSFQVLPLSEWQAAHMASHFVMFSFGAEPAPEAVAFDSTTSTVFVEELDDMVKHAEAFEELRSAALTPKQTLSFLSDQLAKLPESENDAE